From one Chloroflexota bacterium genomic stretch:
- a CDS encoding MFS transporter produces MKTKRRMNTPMLLTLSLGHVVADIYGGMLPAMLPIFVSTFGLSYFAVALVSAAHSFSASAVQPVLGYVSDRINGKLVLPLSPLVAAVGVTVATQAPVYGLVLIAVAIGGLGIAAYHPEGYKAAGHYSGDRQSTGTSIFSVGGNIGVAAGPVVVAVLFAWQAQRGLMLMLLPGVLMALVLWRLLPRIETGTELAPPDLKAAFLDIRPILTPFVLLLVIVILRSFFWVSLGTFIPLYAVAELAMTVPEAAAGLLPFLLFSGAIGTLIGGYVADRTSKEGLLLWSLLPVPLFVYVFLHTDGFWLPLMLVFIGAFTVSTFAVTVVMSHELLPNQRAMASGMMVGFAWGISGMGTPFVGLFADGFGLPAAFNALMLMPLAPFALTILYMWLMRQGGKYRTRMAVRSSPTA; encoded by the coding sequence TTGAAAACCAAGCGTCGCATGAATACGCCCATGCTCCTGACGCTGAGCCTGGGGCACGTGGTTGCAGATATCTATGGCGGTATGCTGCCCGCCATGCTCCCTATTTTTGTGAGCACGTTCGGTCTTTCCTATTTTGCCGTGGCGCTCGTATCGGCAGCGCACAGCTTTTCCGCCAGCGCAGTCCAGCCGGTTCTCGGCTACGTGAGCGATCGCATCAATGGGAAGCTGGTACTCCCTCTCTCACCGCTCGTCGCCGCTGTTGGCGTCACCGTTGCCACGCAGGCCCCAGTGTATGGGCTCGTACTTATCGCGGTCGCCATCGGCGGCTTGGGCATCGCTGCTTACCATCCCGAGGGCTACAAGGCGGCCGGCCACTACAGCGGCGACCGGCAGAGCACCGGCACCTCGATATTCTCTGTTGGCGGCAACATCGGCGTCGCCGCGGGACCGGTAGTCGTCGCCGTGCTCTTTGCCTGGCAGGCGCAGCGCGGACTCATGCTCATGTTGCTGCCGGGTGTTCTGATGGCGCTGGTGCTCTGGCGGCTGCTGCCGCGAATTGAGACCGGCACCGAGTTAGCGCCGCCGGACCTGAAAGCCGCCTTTCTCGACATTCGACCGATTCTGACACCCTTCGTCCTCTTGCTGGTTATCGTCATTCTCCGCTCCTTCTTCTGGGTAAGCCTGGGCACATTCATTCCACTCTATGCCGTCGCAGAACTCGCTATGACGGTGCCCGAGGCGGCGGCGGGGCTCCTGCCCTTCCTGCTCTTTAGCGGTGCGATAGGCACGCTTATTGGCGGCTACGTGGCCGACCGCACGAGCAAAGAGGGCCTGCTCCTCTGGTCGCTCTTACCCGTACCGCTGTTCGTTTACGTCTTCTTGCACACCGATGGATTTTGGCTGCCCTTGATGCTAGTTTTCATTGGCGCATTTACCGTCTCCACGTTCGCCGTTACCGTGGTGATGAGTCATGAACTCCTGCCAAATCAGAGAGCAATGGCATCAGGCATGATGGTCGGATTTGCTTGGGGCATCAGCGGCATGGGCACGCCGTTCGTGGGGCTCTTCGCGGACGGCTTCGGACTGCCCGCCGCGTTCAACGCGCTCATGTTGATGCCGTTGGCACCGTTCGCCCTGACCATCCTCTACATGTGGCTCATGCGGCAGGGCGGTAAGTACCGCACCCGGATGGCAGTACGATCTTCGCCAACAGCGTAG